Below is a genomic region from Fibrobacter sp. UWH4.
GCTGTACTTCGGGATACCGAAATAATAGCCTTCGTAATTAAGGGAGTAAAGACCCTTGACGTCGGTAATGGGGAAAATATCCTGGAACACGCGTTCCAGCCCAACCTTAAGACGTTTTTCTTGCGGAATTTCCTTCTGGAGGAATTGCTCGTACGAAGCCTTCTGGACTTCGATCAGGTACGGGAGTTCCAGCTGGAACTTGTTGGAGGAATAACTTTTTCGCTCCGTGGTCATTTGAAATACCTCATCCGGTGAAGAGCTTTTTTATCAAAAAATAGCAAAAAAACTTAATACACCAAAAGCCCGCACATAAAGTGCAGGCAGTTGGCGTATAATAGTCAATGAAGTGAAAGCATTACTTCAGAGCGACCTTTGCTCCGAGATCTTCCAGGTCCTTCTTGAGCTTTTCAGCGTCAGCCTTCGGCATAGCTTCCTTGACCACGCTGTTGGCCTTTTCGACCAGGTCCTTAGCTTCCTTGAGGCCCAGACCGGTGATGGCGCGGACAGCCTTGAGGACGTCCATCTTCTTAGCGCCGCATTCGACGAGGATCACGTCGAATTCAGTCTTTTCTTCAGCAGGAGCGGCAGCAGCAGCGGCCATTACGACGGCGCCACCGGCAGCAGCTTCGATGCCGTGGGTTTCTTTAAGGTAG
It encodes:
- the rplL gene encoding 50S ribosomal protein L7/L12; the encoded protein is MATDIKALGDQIVGLTLLEAKALADYLKETHGIEAAAGGAVVMAAAAAAPAEEKTEFDVILVECGAKKMDVLKAVRAITGLGLKEAKDLVEKANSVVKEAMPKADAEKLKKDLEDLGAKVALK